A section of the Amycolatopsis sp. AA4 genome encodes:
- a CDS encoding pseudouridine synthase — protein sequence MTSEQHPDGIRLQKVLSQAGVASRRAAEDLIAAGRVEVDGEVVTELGRRVHPDEAVIHVDGTRVNLRDDLVYLAFNKPKGVHSTMSDDRGRPCVGDYLRGRWEETPGVVHVGRLDENTEGLLLLTNDGDLGHRLMHPSYRVLKTYFAEVEGLVPRGLGKELRAGWELPDGIVKVDQFRVKDMHSGRSMIELVIHEGRKHIVRRLMAATGHPVRKLVRTAVGDVQLGNQRQGTIRRLNRGEVGALYRTVGL from the coding sequence ATGACATCTGAGCAGCACCCCGACGGCATCCGCCTGCAGAAGGTCCTGTCGCAGGCCGGCGTGGCGTCGCGCCGCGCGGCCGAGGACCTGATCGCGGCCGGCCGCGTGGAGGTGGACGGCGAGGTCGTCACCGAGCTGGGCCGCCGCGTGCATCCGGACGAGGCGGTGATCCACGTCGACGGCACGCGGGTCAACCTCCGCGACGACCTCGTGTACCTCGCGTTCAACAAGCCCAAGGGCGTGCACTCCACGATGTCCGACGACCGGGGCCGCCCGTGCGTCGGCGACTACCTGCGCGGCCGGTGGGAGGAGACCCCGGGCGTCGTGCACGTCGGGCGGCTCGACGAGAACACCGAGGGCCTGCTGCTGCTGACCAACGACGGAGACCTGGGGCACCGGCTGATGCACCCGTCGTACCGGGTGCTCAAGACCTACTTCGCGGAGGTCGAGGGCCTGGTGCCGCGCGGGCTCGGCAAGGAGCTGCGCGCGGGCTGGGAGCTGCCGGACGGGATCGTGAAGGTCGACCAGTTCCGGGTCAAGGACATGCATTCCGGCCGGAGCATGATCGAGCTGGTGATCCACGAGGGACGCAAGCACATCGTGCGCAGGCTGATGGCGGCCACCGGGCATCCGGTGCGCAAGCTGGTGCGCACCGCGGTCGGCGACGTGCAGCTGGGCAACCAGCGCCAGGGCACGATCCGCAGGCTGAACCGCGGCGAGGTGGGCGCGCTGTACCGCACCGTGGGACTCTGA
- the scpB gene encoding SMC-Scp complex subunit ScpB: MSTEDDRAPEREETPRAPDAPEAPADEAQVEAEEEAAAEPVEAAGSEPETVPQPENEAEAEAADADEPESEAAEPAAAEPEAEAGPEGEAAPEAEPEAEPSDDEGLVAVDSGLPSVEDDEALEAALEALLLVVDSPIGEDSLAETLDQPVARVTVALRTMAQKFAERASGIDLRRVGEGWRFYTRDTYAPFVEKLLLDGQRSKLTRAALESLAVIAYRQPVTRARVAAVRGVNVDGVIRTLLARGLIEEMGTDPETTGTLYVTTELFLERLGLSSLNDLPPIAPLLPEVDTIDDI; this comes from the coding sequence GTGAGCACCGAAGACGACCGCGCACCGGAGCGGGAGGAGACCCCGCGGGCTCCGGACGCGCCGGAGGCTCCGGCGGACGAGGCTCAGGTCGAGGCCGAAGAGGAGGCCGCGGCCGAGCCGGTCGAGGCGGCCGGGAGCGAGCCGGAAACCGTGCCGCAGCCGGAAAACGAGGCCGAGGCGGAAGCCGCCGACGCCGACGAGCCGGAGTCCGAAGCCGCGGAGCCTGCCGCGGCCGAGCCGGAAGCCGAAGCCGGGCCGGAGGGCGAAGCCGCTCCCGAAGCGGAGCCGGAAGCCGAGCCGTCCGACGACGAAGGCCTGGTCGCCGTGGACAGCGGCCTGCCCAGCGTCGAGGACGACGAGGCGCTGGAGGCCGCGCTCGAAGCGCTGCTGCTCGTCGTGGATTCGCCGATCGGGGAGGATTCCCTCGCCGAAACGCTGGACCAGCCGGTCGCCCGGGTGACCGTCGCGCTGCGCACGATGGCGCAGAAGTTCGCCGAGCGGGCCAGCGGGATCGACCTGCGGCGCGTCGGCGAAGGGTGGCGGTTCTACACTAGGGACACCTACGCCCCGTTCGTGGAGAAGCTCCTGCTGGACGGCCAGCGGTCGAAGCTGACCAGGGCCGCGCTGGAGAGCCTCGCCGTGATCGCGTACCGGCAGCCGGTCACCCGGGCCCGGGTCGCGGCGGTGCGCGGGGTGAACGTGGACGGCGTGATCCGGACCCTGCTGGCGCGGGGGCTCATCGAGGAGATGGGCACCGACCCGGAGACCACGGGCACGCTGTACGTGACGACCGAGCTGTTCCTGGAGCGACTGGGGCTGTCGTCGCTGAACGACCTGCCCCCGATCGCTCCGCTGCTACCCGAAGTGGACACCATCGATGACATCTGA
- a CDS encoding ParA family protein encodes MSTPTPNQPEDPAASPGPAAPAGPSGSAGSSGSAAANLEHARIATPADHEGDEPERPMTRGERARMRAKERAESGIGPTGRPLREIPEPPPLERHGPAKVLAMCNQKGGVGKTTSTINLGAALAECGRRVLLVDFDPQGALSVGLGIQPHELDQTVYNVIMERSVKIEDVLRKTRVDGVDLLPSNIDLSAAEVQLVAEVGREHTLLRVLRPVMNDYDYVLVDCQPSLGLLTVNALTAADGVIIPLECEFFSLRGVALLIDTIEKVQERLNPKLDITGILATMYDPRTLHSKEVMARVVEAFGETVFDTVINRTVRFPETTVAGEPITTWAPKSAGAAAYRALAREVIAR; translated from the coding sequence ATGTCGACACCGACCCCGAACCAGCCGGAGGACCCGGCAGCGTCGCCCGGGCCCGCCGCGCCAGCAGGGCCGTCCGGGTCCGCCGGGTCTTCCGGTTCGGCCGCGGCGAACCTCGAGCACGCGCGGATCGCCACGCCGGCCGACCACGAGGGCGACGAGCCGGAACGGCCGATGACCCGCGGCGAACGCGCCCGGATGCGGGCGAAGGAGCGCGCGGAGAGCGGGATCGGGCCGACCGGCCGCCCGCTGCGCGAGATCCCCGAGCCGCCGCCGCTGGAGCGGCACGGCCCGGCGAAGGTGCTCGCCATGTGCAACCAGAAGGGCGGGGTCGGCAAGACCACGTCCACGATCAACCTGGGCGCCGCGCTCGCCGAATGCGGCCGCCGCGTGCTGCTGGTCGACTTCGACCCGCAGGGCGCGCTGTCGGTCGGCCTCGGCATCCAGCCGCACGAACTGGACCAGACGGTCTACAACGTCATCATGGAGCGCTCGGTCAAGATCGAGGACGTGCTCCGCAAAACCCGCGTCGACGGCGTTGACCTGCTGCCGAGCAACATCGACCTGTCCGCGGCGGAGGTCCAGCTCGTCGCAGAGGTAGGGCGCGAGCACACGTTGTTACGGGTCCTTCGTCCGGTGATGAACGACTACGACTATGTTCTTGTCGACTGCCAGCCCTCGCTCGGCCTGTTGACGGTGAACGCATTGACCGCCGCGGACGGTGTGATCATCCCCCTGGAGTGCGAGTTCTTCAGTCTGCGAGGCGTCGCGCTCCTGATCGACACGATCGAGAAGGTGCAGGAACGCCTCAACCCCAAACTGGACATCACGGGGATTCTCGCCACGATGTACGACCCGAGAACCCTGCACTCGAAGGAGGTCATGGCTCGCGTGGTCGAGGCATTCGGCGAGACCGTGTTCGACACGGTGATCAACCGCACCGTCCGGTTCCCCGAGACGACGGTCGCGGGCGAACCCATCACGACCTGGGCCCCCAAGTCCGCCGGCGCCGCGGCCTACCGCGCGCTGGCCCGCGAGGTGATCGCTCGGTGA
- a CDS encoding ScpA family protein, whose protein sequence is MDEPASAELPEPEAAVSENVSENTESTAGSESAEGADSPAVPETPEAPAQHETVHGGTIPEGYAAEEGSSKFKVRLQNFEGPFDLLLQLISQHQLDVTEVALHTVTDDFIAYTRALGPDWNLDETTEFLVIAATLLDLKAARLLPAAEVENEDDLALLEARDVLFARMLQYRAYKQVAALFGELEENALRRYPRSVALEERYLGLLPEVMLGVTPERFAEIAVAVFRPKPPPQVSIAHIHMGRVSVREHAALLRVKLAEAGQATFKELTSDCEHTVEVVARFLALLELYRESSVQFDQLEALAELHVRWTGGSVAEASAAAEQDRAAAEEEEYG, encoded by the coding sequence ATGGACGAACCGGCATCGGCCGAGCTGCCGGAGCCGGAAGCGGCGGTCTCGGAAAACGTCTCGGAGAACACCGAAAGCACCGCTGGCTCGGAGAGCGCTGAGGGTGCGGACAGCCCCGCGGTCCCGGAGACCCCGGAGGCTCCGGCCCAGCACGAGACGGTGCACGGCGGCACCATCCCCGAGGGGTACGCCGCCGAGGAGGGCTCCTCGAAGTTCAAGGTGCGGCTGCAGAACTTCGAGGGCCCGTTCGACCTGCTGCTGCAGCTGATCTCGCAGCACCAGCTGGACGTCACCGAGGTCGCCCTGCACACGGTCACCGACGACTTCATCGCCTACACGCGCGCGCTCGGCCCGGACTGGAACCTCGACGAGACCACCGAGTTCCTGGTGATCGCGGCGACCCTGCTCGACCTGAAGGCCGCCCGGCTGCTGCCCGCGGCCGAGGTCGAGAACGAGGACGACCTGGCCCTGCTGGAAGCCCGCGACGTGCTGTTCGCGCGGATGCTGCAGTACCGCGCGTACAAGCAGGTGGCCGCGCTGTTCGGCGAGCTGGAGGAGAACGCGCTGCGCCGGTACCCCCGGTCGGTGGCGCTGGAGGAGCGCTACCTCGGGCTGCTGCCGGAGGTGATGCTGGGCGTCACGCCGGAGCGGTTCGCGGAGATCGCGGTCGCGGTGTTCCGGCCGAAACCGCCGCCGCAGGTGTCGATCGCGCACATCCACATGGGACGCGTGTCCGTGCGCGAGCACGCCGCGCTGCTGCGGGTGAAGCTCGCCGAGGCCGGGCAGGCGACGTTCAAGGAACTGACCTCGGACTGCGAGCACACGGTCGAGGTCGTGGCCCGGTTCCTCGCGCTGCTGGAGCTGTACCGCGAATCGTCGGTGCAGTTCGACCAGCTGGAGGCACTGGCGGAACTGCACGTCCGCTGGACCGGCGGCAGCGTGGCCGAGGCGTCCGCCGCCGCCGAGCAGGACCGCGCGGCGGCCGAGGAGGAGGAATACGGGTGA